In a genomic window of Gossypium arboreum isolate Shixiya-1 chromosome 7, ASM2569848v2, whole genome shotgun sequence:
- the LOC108451108 gene encoding exportin-2, producing MEWNPETLQFLSQCFLHTLSPQPEPRRAAESSLSEAADRPNYGLAVLRLVAEPSVDEQIRQAAAVNFKNHLRTRWVPSNDLNAGPTFSPILDPEKDQIKTLIVSLMLSSSPRIQSQLSEALAVIGKHDFPKSWPTLLPELISNLQKAAQSSDYASINGILGTANSIFKKFRYQYKTNDLLLDLKYCLDNFAAPLLDIFLKTASLIDSTASSPGGGSPATLQPLFESQRLCCRIFYSLNFQELPEFFEDHMKEWMGEFRKYLTTNYPSLESSGDGLALVDQLRAAVCENISLYMEKNEEEFQGYLNDFASAVWSLLTNVSQSSSRDKLAVTAMKFLTTVSTSVHHTLFASEGVIPQICQSIVIPNVRLRDEDEELFEMNYIEFIRRDMEGSDLDTRRRIACELLKGIATNYKKQVTDIVSIQIQNLLSSFATNPSANWKDKDCAIYLVVSLATKKAGGTLVSTDLVDVQSFFLSVIVPELQSQDVNGFPMLKAGALKFFTTFRGLIQKPVAFQLFPDLVRFLGAESNVVHSYAASCIEKLLLVKDEGGKARYTSADITPCVPVLMNNLFNSLKFPESEENQYIMKCILRVLAVADISSEIAGPCIAGLTSILNEVCKNPRNPIFNHYLFESVAILIRRACERDASLISAFEGSLFPSLQTILANDVTEFLPYAFQLLAQLVELNKPPISPSYMQIFVLLLSPDSWRRSSNVPALVRLLQAFLQKAPNEVNQEGRLNQVLGIFNMLVSSASSDEQGFYVLNTVIENLEYGVISPYMGNIWNVLFMRLQNNRTVKFQKSLVIFMSLFLIKHGATNLVDTMNAVQDNIFLVILEQFWIPNLKLITGAIELKLTAVASTRLICESPVLLDPAAARLWGKMLDSIVTLLSRPEQDRVEEEPEMPDIAENVGYTATFVKLYNAGKKEEDPLTDVKDPKQFLVASLAKLSALTPGRYPQIINENLEPANQAALLQLCGIYNCQIV from the coding sequence ATGGAGTGGAATCCCGAAACCCTTCAATTCCTCTCGCAATGTTTCCTCCACACACTCTCGCCCCAGCCGGAACCCCGACGCGCCGCTGAGTCTTCCCTATCAGAAGCCGCCGATCGTCCAAACTACGGTCTTGCTGTTCTCCGTCTCGTGGCAGAGCCTTCCGTCGACGAGCAGATCCGTCAGGCTGCCGCCGTTAACTTCAAGAACCACCTCCGGACCCGTTGGGTTCCCTCCAACGATCTCAACGCGGGCCCCACATTTTCCCCGATCCTCGACCCTGAGAAGGACCAGATCAAAACCCTAATCGTATCCCTCATGCTCTCTTCTTCTCCTCGCATTCAGAGCCAGCTCAGCGAAGCCCTTGCTGTTATCGGTAAGCACGACTTCCCCAAATCGTGGCCGACTTTGCTTCCCGAGCTCATCTCCAATCTCCAAAAGGCTGCTCAATCCTCTGATTATGCTTCCATTAACGGTATTCTCGGAACTGCTAATTCAATCTTTAAAAAATTTAGGTACCAGTATAAAACGAACGACCTTTTGCTTGATTTAAAGTACTGTTTGGATAATTTCGCGGCTCCATTATTAGATATTTTTCTTAAAACTGCTTCATTAATTGACTCAACGGCTTCTTCTCCTGGCGGTGGTTCCCCTGCGACCCTCCAGCCTCTCTTTGAATCTCAGAGGTTATGTTGTAGGATATTCTATTCATTGAACTTCCAAGAACTTCCTGAATTCTTTGAGGATCATATGAAAGAGTGGATGGGCGAGTTTAGGAAGTATTTGACCACGAATTATCCTTCACTTGAAAGTAGCGGTGATGGGCTAGCATTGGTCGATCAACTTAGGGCTGCGGTATGTGAAAATATTAGTCTTTACATGGAAAAAAACGAGGAGGAGTTTCAAGGTTATTTGAATGATTTTGCATCAGCAGTTTGGAGTTTGCTTACTAATGTGTCTCAATCTTCAAGCCGTGACAAGCTGGCTGTTACAGCTATGAAGTTTTTGACCACGGTTAGTACAAGTGTGCATCATACTCTATTTGCAAGTGAGGGAGTGATTCCACAGATTTGCCAGAGTATTGTGATTCCAAATGTGCGGTTGAGGGATGAGGATGAGGAGCTCTTTGAGATGAATTATATTGAGTTTATCAGGAGGGATATGGAAGGGAGTGATCTAGATACAAGGAGAAGAATCGCTTGTGAATTGCTTAAAGGGATTGCGACTAATTACAAGAAGCAAGTGACTGATATTGTTTCTATTCAGATTCAAAATTTGTTGAGCTCCTTTGCTACAAACCCTTCTGCCAATTGGAAGGACAAGGACTGTGCCATATATTTAGTCGTCTCTCTTGCTACTAAGAAAGCTGGGGGCACTTTGGTTTCAACTGATCTTGTGGATGTTCAGAGCTTCTTCTTATCAGTTATAGTCCCCGAGTTGCAAAGCCAAGATGTAAACGGGTTTCCGATGCTCAAGGCAGGTGCTCTTAAATTTTTCACAACATTCCGTGGATTGATACAAAAGCCTGTTGCATTTCAATTGTTCCCAGATTTGGTTCGATTTTTGGGTGCAGAATCAAATGTGGTTCATTCTTATGCTGCAAGCTGTATAGAAAAACTCTTGCTTGTCAAGGATGAAGGGGGAAAAGCTAGGTATACTTCAGCAGATATAACCCCTTGTGTGCCAGTGCTGATGAACAACCTTTTTAATTCATTGAAGTTCCCAGAGTCTGAGGAGAATCAATATATAATGAAGTGTATATTGCGTGTTCTAGCAGTCGCAGACATTTCCAGTGAGATTGCTGGACCTTGCATTGCTGGCTTAACCTCTATACTCAATGAAGTTTGCAAAAATCCAAGAAATCCAATTTTTAACCATTATCTTTTTGAGTCTGTGGCCATTCTTATCAGACGGGCATGTGAGAGGGATGCATCTCTTATATCAGCTTTTGAAGGGAGCCTCTTTCCCAGTCTCCAAACCATTTTGGCCAATGATGTGACTGAGTTCTTGCCTTATGCATTCCAGCTGTTGGCTCAGCTTGTTGAGCTGAACAAACCACCCATTTCTCCAAGTTACATGCAGATTTTTGTACTTCTCCTCTCCCCTGATTCATGGAGGAGATCTTCGAATGTTCCGGCCCTTGTGCGTCTGCTTCAGGCTTTCCTTCAGAAGGCACCCAATGAGGTCAATCAGGAGGGGAGACTGAATCAGGTGCTGGGTATTTTCAACATGCTTGTCTCATCTGCTAGCTCAGATGAACAGGGCTTCTATGTCTTGAACACTGTGATTGAGAATCTTGAGTATGGTGTCATATCTCCATATATGGGTAATATTTGGAATGTCCTCTTTATGCGCCTCCAAAACAACCGTACAGTAAAGTTTCAGAAGTCTCTGGTGATTTTCATGTCACTCTTCTTAATCAAGCATGGGGCCACAAATCTAGTGGACACGATGAATGCAGTTCAGGACAACATTTTCTTGGTTATTTTGGAACAGTTTTGGATTCCCAATCTTAAGCTGATTACTGGAGCCATTGAGCTTAAGTTAACGGCAGTTGCTTCAACCAGACTCATATGTGAATCTCCAGTACTTTTGGATCCTGCAGCTGCTAGACTCTGGGGCAAGATGCTGGATAGCATTGTTACTCTTCTTTCTCGGCCCGAGCAGGATAGAGTTGAGGAAGAACCAGAAATGCCAGATATTGCAGAAAATGTGGGATATACTGCTACTTTTGTTAAACTTTACAACGCTGGGAAGAAAGAGGAAGATCCTTTGACTGATGTGAAGGATCCAAAGCAATTCTTAGTAGCTTCATTGGCAAAACTTTCTGCACTTACCCCAGGGAGATACCCCCAGATCATCAATGAAAATCTTGAGCCAGCAAATCAAGCAGCTTTACTTCAGCTTTGCGGCATTTACAATTGCCAAATAGTTTGA